The Henckelia pumila isolate YLH828 chromosome 2, ASM3356847v2, whole genome shotgun sequence genome includes a window with the following:
- the LOC140878313 gene encoding uncharacterized protein gives MQADASKISRSCEGCQRFGNIQHSPASNLNPIWASCPFDQWGLDIVGPFPLARAQKKFLLVAVDYFSKWVEAEPSAKITEAEGQKLADWCAEMGIKQVFTSVAYPQSNGQTEAYRTTPHTATQESPFSLVYGSEDIFPVEIGQPSARIKAYEDTDEGARAQELDLIEERREKAARRMEAYRARVMRAYNQKVRPREFQEGEFVLKRVNPAGEVGKLDARWEGPYELIRKVGANTWYLQDDQRRPLKRLWNALHLKKYFV, from the exons ATGCAGGCAGACGCATCCAAGATTTCCCGATCTTGTGAAGGATGTCAGAGGTTCGGAAATATACAGCATAGCCCGGCAAGCAACTTGAATCCGATATGGGCATCTTGCCCCTTTGATCAATGGGGTCTGGACATAGTGGGACCTTTTCCACTAGCCCGGGCACAGAAGAAGTTCTTGTTGGTAGCTGTTGATTATTTTTCCAAGTGGGTGGAGGCAGAGCCTTCGGCGAAAATAACAGAGGCCGAG GGCCAAAAATTGGCAGACTGGTGTGCCGAGATGGGCATTAAGCAGGTTTTCACCTCAGTCGCCTATCCTCAAAGTAATGGCCAAACAGAG GCCTATCGCACCACCCCACACACTGCAACACAAGAATCACCTTTTAGCCTGGTATATGGGTCGGAGGATATTTTTCCAGTAGAGATCGGACAGCCTTCAGCTCGGATTAAAGCATATGAGGACACAGACGAAGGAGCACGGGCACAAGAATTGGATCTCATTGAAGAACGAAGAGAGAAGGCGGCTCGTAGAATGGAGGCCTACAGAGCTCGGGTGATGAGAGCCTATAATCAGAAGGTCAGGCCTCGGGAATTCCAAGAAGGAGAATTTGTGTTGAAAAGAGTTAATCCAGCAGGGGAAGTAGGGAAGCTAGATGCCCGATGGGAGGGACCGTATGAGCTTATCAGAAAAGTCGGTGCTAATACTTGGTACCTACAAGACGACCAGAGACGCCCCCTCAAGCGACTATGGAATGCTTTACATTTGAAGAAGTATTTTGTGTAA
- the LOC140878314 gene encoding uncharacterized protein produces MGTEVRYTEIEKMALALVITARKLRAYFLSHPVTVLTNSLLGRIMTHPDASERLVKWSVELGEYDIEYQPRKAIKAQALSDFLTEVAVFGQEKVWRVFVDGASGVGGSGVGIILISPAQEKIEIAVKLDFQASNNEAEYEAVIAGMQRARDVGVSHIIIYSDSQLVVQQVNKIFCTRDEKLIKYCKMIEELGASFNTWSIEQIPREENREADALDKRAAVGEGDSRESLMQREMVAAIEAWEPVLQVNTWKAPIVKYLTQGNLPGDEGRARIIRR; encoded by the coding sequence ATGGGGACGGAAGTTAGATATACGGAGATTGAGAAGATGGCCTTGGCTCTAGTAATAACGGCCCGGAAATTGAGAGCTTATTTCTTGTCTCACCCGGTAACTGTTCTTACTAATAGCCTCCTGGGGCGCATTATGACTCATCCAGATGCCTCGGAGAGACTCGTGAAATGGTCGGTGGAATTAGGAGAATATGATATTGAGTACCAGCCACGTAAGGCCATCAAAGCCCAGGCTTTATCTGATTTTTTGACAGAGGTGGCCGTTTTTGGCCAAGAGAAAGTATGGAGGGTTTTTGTAGATGGAGCAAGTGGTGTTGGAGGCAGTGGTGTGGGGATCATCCTGATCTCACCTGCCCAAGAGAAGATTGAGATAGCCGTGAAGCTAGACTTCCAGGCCTCCAACAACGAAGCTGAATACGAGGCTGTGATAGCTGGGATGCAACGAGCCCGGGATGTCGGGGTAAGTCATATCATAATTTATTCTGACTCTCAGTTGGTTGTTCAACAAGTAAACAAAATCTTCTGTACTCGAGATgagaaattgataaaatattgtaaGATGATTGAAGAGCTCGGGGCCAGTTTCAACACTTGGAGTATAGAGCAGATACCCCGGGAAGAAAATAGGGAAGCAGACGCCTTGGATAAAAGAGCGGCCGTGGGGGAAGGTGATAGTAGAGAATCCCTTATGCAAAGGGAAATGGTGGCTGCCATAGAAGCCTGGGAGCCGGTCCTCCAAGTAAACACATGGAAGGCCCCGATTGTCAAGTACCTAACTCAGGGGAACCTCCCGGGGGACGAAGGACGAGCTCGGATCATACGAAGATAG
- the LOC140880760 gene encoding phospho-2-dehydro-3-deoxyheptonate aldolase 1, chloroplastic, protein MALTAQTSLLSYKSSLIPQHQPLFYANHSSLTVRSTSLKPISAVHAADSSNSKTAPVSPAAASVSAAAAPTAAVETKAQSKKWALESWKLKKALQLPEYPNEEELESVLKTLDAFPPIVFAGEARNLEERLGEAAMGNAFLLQGGDCAESFKEFNANNIRDTFRILLQMGVVLMFGGQLNVIKVGRMAGQFAKPRSDSFEEKNGVKLPSYRGDNVNGDGFDAKSRIPDPQRMIRAYCQSAATLNLLRAFATGGYAAMQRVTQWNLDFTEHSEQGDRYRELANRVDEALGFMQAAGLTLDHPVMKTTDFWTSHECLLLPYEQSLTRLDSTSGLYYDCSAHFLWVGERTRQLDGAHVEFLRGIANPLGIKVSDKMDPNELVKLIEILNPNKKPGRITIITRMGAENMRVKLPNLIRAVRRAGQIVTWVSDPMHGNTIKAPCGLKTRPFDAIRAEVRAFFDVHEQEGSNPGGVHLEMTGQNVTECIGGSRTVTFDDLSSRYHTHCDPRLNASQSLELAFIIAERLRKRRLSSQLSLVN, encoded by the exons ATGGCACTCACCGCCCAAACCTCTCTTCTTTCCTACAAATCGTCTCTCATTCCGCAGCATCAACCACTTTTCTACGCCAATCACTCCTCTCTTACCGTCAGATCCACCTCCCTGAAGCCCATCTCGGCCGTCCATGCAGCGGATTCTTCCAATTCCAAGACCGCCCCTGTTTCCCCGGCTGCTGCTTCCGTATCCGCCGCCGCCGCCCCCACTGCTGCTGTTGAAACGAAGGCTCAGTCCAAGAAATGGGCGTTGGAGAGCTGGAAATTGAAGAAGGCGTTGCAGCTACCCGAGTACCCGAATGAAGAGGAATTGGAATCGGTTCTCAAGACTCTCGACGCCTTCCCTCCGATTGTGTTCGCGGGTGAGGCGCGCAATCTCGAGGAGCGTCTCGGTGAGGCGGCCATGGGAAATGCTTTTCTCTTGCAGGGAGGAGATTGCGCCGAGAGTTTCAAGGAGTTCAATGCCAATAACATCAGGGACACTTTCAGAATCCTTCTGCAAATGGGCGTTGTTTTGATGTTTGGCGGCCAACTGAATGTCATCAAG GTGGGAAGAATGGCGGGTCAGTTTGCAAAACCTAGATCAGATTCATTTGAGGAGAAGAATGGTGTAAAGTTGCCAAGTTACAGAGGAGACAACGTGAATGGAGACGGTTTTGATGCAAAATCGAGAATACCTGATCCGCAAAGGATGATTAGGGCCTATTGTCAATCTGCTGCTACTCTAAATCTGTTGAGGGCTTTTGCaactggaggatatgctgcaaTGCAGAGGGTGACTCAATGGAACTTGGATTTCACAGAGCACAGTGAGCAGGGTGATCG GTATCGTGAACTAGCCAACCGAGTTGATGAGGCCCTAGGATTCATGCAAGCTGCAGGACTTACGTTGGACCATCCGGTTATGAAAACTACAGATTTCTGGACATCTCACGAGTGTTTGCTTTTGCCTTATGAGCAATCACTTACTCGGCTTGATTCTACGTCAGGTCTTTACTATGACTGTTCTGCCCATTTCCTTTGGGTAGGGGAAAGAACGAGACAATTGGATGGAGCTCACGTCGAGTTCCTTAGAGGAATTGCTAATCCCCTCGGTATCAAG GTTAGCGATAAAATGGATCCTAATGAACTTGTCAAGCTCATTGAGATTTTGAATCCGAATAAGAAGCCTGGAAGAATTACTATCATTACAAGAATGGGAGCCGAGAACATGAGAGTGAAACTTCCTAATTTGATCAGGGCAGTTCGCAGGGCTGGGCAAATCGTCACCTGGGTATCTGATCCTATGCATGGAAACACTATCAAAGCTCCTTGTGGCTTAAAAACTCGCCCCTTCGACGCCATCAGG GCGGAAGTGAGAGCTTTCTTTGATGTGCACGAGCAAGAGGGAAGTAACCCCGGAGGCGTGCATTTGGAGATGACGGGGCAAAACGTCACAGAATGCATTGGTGGATCACGAACGGTGACATTTGACGATTTGAGCTCTCGCTACCACACTCATTGTGATCCACGGCTCAACGCCTCTCAATCTCTCGAGCTGGCGTTTATTATCGCTGAGCGGCTTAGGAAGCGGAGACTGAGTTCGCAACTCTCATTAGTTAATTAA
- the LOC140885143 gene encoding 14-3-3-like protein B has translation MSAREENVYMAKLAEQAERYEEMVEFMEKVSMSLPENEDLTVEERNLLSVAYKNVIGARRASWRIISSIEQKEESRGNEGHVTTIKGYRSKIETELSNICDGILKLLDSRLVPSAAAADSKVFYLKMKGDYHRYLAEFKTGAERKEAAESTLTAYKAAQDIANAELASTHPIRLGLALNFSVFYYEILNSPDRACNLAKQAFDEAIAELDTLGEESYKDSTLIMQLLRDNLTLWTSDMQDDGADDIKEASKPDDAQQ, from the exons ATGTCGGCGCGTGAGGAGAACGTTTACATGGCCAAGCTGGCCGAGCAGGCCGAGCGCTACGAGGAAATGGTGGAGTTCATGGAGAAAGTGTCGATGTCTCTGCCTGAGAATGAGGATCTGACGGTTGAAGAGCGGAATCTGCTGTCAGTTGCCTATAAGAACGTCATCGGCGCCCGCCGCGCGTCTTGGAGGATTATTTCCTCCATAGAGCAGAAGGAGGAATCCAGAGGAAATGAGGGCCATGTTACCACGATTAAGGGCTACAGATCCAAGATCGAGACCGAGCTATCCAATATCTGTGATGGGATTCTGAAGCTGCTTGACTCGCGCCTCGTTCCCTCTGCGGCCGCCGCCGATTCTAAGGTTTTCTATCTCAAGATGAAAGGGGATTACCATAGATATTTGGCTGAATTCAAAACCGGTGCTGAAAGAAAAGAAGCTGCCGAAAGCACCCTCACTGCCTACAAGGCTGCTcag GACATTGCTAATGCAGAACTTGCCTCAACACACCCAATCCGACTTGGACTGGCTTTGAACTTCTCTGTTTTCTATTATGAGATTTTAAATTCTCCTGATCGTGCCTGTAATCTGGCGAAGCAG GCCTTCGATGAAGCCATTGCTGAGTTGGACACCCTCGGCGAAGAGTCCTACAAAGATAGCACATTGATTATGCAACTTCTTCGTGACAACCTCACTCTTTGGACCTCTGACATGCAG GATGATGGAGCTGATGATATCAAAGAAGCCAGCAAACCTGATGATGCACAACAGTGA
- the LOC140880296 gene encoding alcohol dehydrogenase-like 2: MGTKYASTSGKPIRCKAAVARKAGEALAIEEIEVLAPQAWEVRIKILCTSLCHTDVTMWKLSHIENVTFFPRIFGHEAAGVVESVGEHVEEVKEGDLVIPVFQRNCGECRDCVSQEGNACSKFPNEFLGAMPRDGTMRFIDRDGNPIHHFLSVSSFSEYTVVDVTHVLKISPGFPAEKASLLSCGVTTGIGAACKIAKVEKGSTVAIFGLGSIGLAVAEGARLQGASKIIGVDINQLKFEIGKKFGVTDFINPSYCNEKSVCQVIKEMSDGGADYCFECIGLASVMQDAFNSCRQGRGKTVILGVERHGEPLSINTLDLLMGKTIYGCLLGGMKPKSDIPILAQRYLDKELNLDDFISHEIKFEDINRAFDLLQQGISLRCIIWMDK; the protein is encoded by the exons ATGGGAACCAAATATGCATCAACTTCAGGAAAACCAATCCGATGCAAAG CTGCAGTAGCCAGGAAAGCTGGAGAAGCACTGGCTATTGAGGAGATTGAGGTTTTGGCTCCCCAGGCTTGGGAGGTTCGAATCAAGATTCTGTGCACTTCTCTTTGCCATACTGATGTCACCATGTGGAAATTAAGTCATATC GAAAATGTCACTTTCTTTCCAAGAATTTTTGGCCATGAAGCAGCCGG TGTTGTGGAGAGTGTGGGGGAGCATGTGGAGGAAGTGAAGGAAGGAGATTTGGTGATACCGGTGTTCCAAAGAAACTGCGGGGAATGTAGGGACTGCGTGTCCCAAGAGGGGAATGCTTGCTCCAAGTTTCCGAACGAGTTCTTGGGCGCCATGCCACGAGACGGGACGATGAGATTCATAGACAGGGATGGAAACCCGATACACCATTTCTTGAGTGTCTCGAGCTTTTCCGAGTACACGGTGGTCGATGTAACGCATGTCCTGAAGATTAGCCCTGGCTTTCCGGCCGAGAAAGCTTCTTTATTGAGTTGCGGGGTAACCACAG GTATTGGTGCAGCATGCAAGATTGCTAAGGTGGAGAAGGGGTCTACGGTTGCAATTTTCGGACTTGGATCCATTGGACTTGCG GTTGCAGAAGGCGCAAGGCTACAGGGGGCTTCCAAAATTATAGGAGTTGATATTAACCAACTAAAATTTGAAATAG GGAAAAAATTTGGAGTCACGGATTTCATTAATCCAAGCTACTGTAACGAAAAATCAGTCTGCCAG GTTATAAAGGAAATGAGTGATGGTGGAGCCGACTACTGCTTCGAATGCATCGGCTTAGCCTCCGTGATGCAAGATGCCTTCAACAGTTGTCGCCAG gGGCGTGGGAAGACCGTAATACTTGGCGTGGAGAGGCATGGGGAGCCATTAAGCATAAATACTTTAGATCTTCTGATGGGCAAAACTATCTATGGCTGTCTTTTGGGAGGCATGAAGCCAAAATCTGACATTCCAATCCTGGCTCAAAGATATTTAGACAAG GAGCTTAATTTGGATGATTTCATATCGCATGAGATCAAATTTGAAGACATTAATAGAGCATTTGACTTGTTACAACAAGGAATCAGCCTACGATGCATCATATGGATGGATAAGTAG